In Saccharothrix syringae, the following are encoded in one genomic region:
- a CDS encoding helix-turn-helix domain-containing protein has protein sequence MDLTAEGTQPTPSMRHRLAAELRHLRGLSGISGRELGRRIAISQSKVSRIESGSVLPSMPEVVAWSAAVEASPATRSRLASLTRGAHDEARSWRGLLHGRGHLQDEIARREALATRIRTYQHSVVPGLLQTAEYARRVFSLFPVPYSDDDLAAAVASRVERQRLVFEPHRRFDFLITEAALRWRPGPLPLLLAQFDRLASVSTLDNVSLGLIPNDADASTTLSHGFVIYYGPHDGGDGLVTVEMAHRPVEVTDSDDIELYENRWTLLQRMAVFDDEAREFLDAVARHARSATS, from the coding sequence GTGGACCTCACCGCAGAAGGCACCCAGCCGACGCCTTCGATGCGCCACCGGCTCGCCGCGGAACTGCGGCACCTCCGCGGTCTGTCCGGGATCTCCGGTCGCGAACTGGGCAGGCGCATCGCCATCAGCCAGTCGAAGGTCTCCAGGATCGAGTCGGGCAGCGTCCTGCCCTCCATGCCCGAGGTCGTCGCGTGGAGTGCCGCCGTCGAGGCGTCACCGGCCACGCGGAGTCGACTGGCATCCCTGACCAGGGGCGCGCACGACGAGGCGCGCTCCTGGCGCGGCCTGCTCCACGGGCGAGGCCACCTCCAGGACGAGATCGCCCGGCGCGAGGCGCTCGCCACCCGGATCCGGACCTACCAGCACTCGGTGGTCCCCGGCCTGCTCCAGACCGCCGAGTACGCCCGGCGCGTCTTCTCGCTGTTCCCGGTCCCCTATTCCGACGACGACCTCGCCGCCGCCGTCGCCTCGCGCGTCGAGCGGCAGCGCCTGGTGTTCGAACCGCACCGGCGCTTCGACTTCCTGATCACCGAGGCGGCGCTGCGCTGGCGACCGGGTCCCCTCCCGCTGCTGCTCGCCCAGTTCGACCGCCTGGCCTCGGTCAGCACGCTCGACAACGTGTCGCTCGGCCTCATCCCGAACGACGCCGATGCCTCGACCACCTTGTCGCACGGTTTCGTCATCTATTACGGCCCGCATGACGGGGGTGACGGCCTCGTAACGGTCGAAATGGCCCACCGGCCGGTCGAGGTGACCGATTCCGACGACATCGAGCTCTACGAGAACCGCTGGACCCTGCTCCAGCGGATGGCCGTGTTCGACGACGAGGCGCGTGAGTTCCTGGACGCGGTCGCACGACACGCCCGGTCCGCCACCTCGTGA
- a CDS encoding helix-turn-helix transcriptional regulator: MDSTRVASALRIGAALGSAADVEWAEVFAALRMAVPEMCAVQVTAWDPVARRFLVLAEDGYQRAISRELAHELPRTRWGGQLFDSPVPLLMDDMPHNFRDSPHYQEQLRPAGLEDGLSAALKPDGRRVAGVLHLNAPVRSAFGEQAREFVAAVGQALARRVDPLRHPALDAWFGPEWTASWVLPAPAPVTGRTPSPIAHDPGLRALAGRFAALGIRTVPFLWPGADGWLRVRLLRAGDGPRGGVIAACTPFDNAPGLTARELDVATGLVAGLSNQAMAEALVVSRRTVETYVERLLTKLDCRSRGEAAGLASRAGYVRPSLDGPADLARLTRGADRSWV; encoded by the coding sequence ATGGACAGCACGCGGGTCGCCTCGGCGCTGCGCATCGGCGCCGCGCTGGGCAGCGCCGCGGACGTCGAGTGGGCCGAGGTCTTCGCCGCGCTGCGGATGGCCGTACCGGAGATGTGCGCGGTCCAGGTGACCGCGTGGGACCCGGTGGCGCGCCGGTTCCTGGTCCTGGCCGAGGACGGCTACCAGCGCGCCATCAGCCGGGAGCTGGCCCACGAGCTGCCGCGCACCCGGTGGGGCGGCCAGCTGTTCGACTCACCCGTCCCGCTGCTGATGGACGACATGCCGCACAACTTCCGCGACTCCCCGCACTACCAGGAGCAGCTGCGCCCCGCCGGGCTGGAGGACGGCCTGTCGGCGGCGCTGAAACCGGACGGCCGCCGGGTGGCCGGGGTGCTGCACCTCAACGCGCCGGTGCGGTCGGCGTTCGGCGAGCAGGCCCGGGAGTTCGTGGCCGCGGTCGGCCAGGCCCTGGCCCGCCGCGTGGACCCGTTGCGCCACCCCGCGCTGGACGCGTGGTTCGGTCCGGAGTGGACGGCGAGCTGGGTGCTGCCCGCGCCGGCACCGGTGACCGGCCGCACCCCGAGCCCGATCGCCCACGACCCCGGGCTGAGGGCCCTGGCCGGCCGGTTCGCCGCGCTGGGCATCCGCACGGTCCCGTTCCTGTGGCCCGGCGCGGACGGCTGGCTGCGGGTGCGCCTGCTCCGCGCCGGCGACGGACCGCGCGGCGGCGTCATCGCGGCGTGCACGCCGTTCGACAACGCGCCCGGCCTGACCGCCCGCGAACTCGACGTCGCCACCGGCCTGGTGGCCGGGCTGAGCAACCAGGCGATGGCCGAGGCGCTGGTGGTCAGCCGCCGCACGGTGGAGACCTACGTCGAGCGGCTGCTCACCAAGCTCGACTGCCGGTCCCGGGGCGAGGCGGCGGGCCTGGCGTCGCGCGCCGGCTACGTCCGCCCCTCGCTCGACGGCCCAGCCGACCTGGCCCGCCTGACCCGCGGGGCGGATCGTTCCTGGGTCTGA
- a CDS encoding LLM class flavin-dependent oxidoreductase produces MTAQQHVTYPDLLRVWQEADAVPRIGHAWLFDHLMPIGGDPDGPALEGWTTLAALAARTQRLRLGVMVTSNRFRPPAVLAKIATTVDAVSGGRLEFGIGAGSRPSHPLARREYDAHGLPYHDAAHAVAALAEACTVIRRLWTEDEPFDFAGTHVRVTGAYGNPKPVQRPHPPIVVGGRSTATLRVVAEHADTWNTPGDDIPDAARRSALLDRFCAEIGRDPAAVGRSIVLPVSYDQPGGTRDAIAEAVDAGFGHVVLVLPDPFPEHVVRWVADEVVDRSVQS; encoded by the coding sequence ATGACGGCCCAGCAGCACGTCACCTACCCCGACCTCCTGCGGGTGTGGCAGGAGGCGGACGCCGTACCGCGGATCGGGCACGCCTGGCTGTTCGACCACCTCATGCCCATCGGCGGCGACCCCGACGGCCCCGCCCTGGAGGGCTGGACCACGCTCGCCGCCCTGGCCGCACGGACCCAGCGGTTGCGCCTGGGCGTGATGGTGACCAGCAACCGCTTCCGCCCGCCCGCGGTGCTGGCCAAGATCGCCACGACCGTGGACGCGGTCTCCGGCGGGCGGCTGGAGTTCGGCATCGGCGCGGGCTCCCGGCCGAGCCACCCCCTGGCCCGGCGCGAGTACGACGCCCACGGCCTGCCCTACCACGACGCCGCCCACGCGGTCGCCGCCCTCGCCGAGGCGTGCACGGTCATCCGGCGGCTGTGGACCGAGGACGAGCCGTTCGACTTCGCAGGCACCCACGTCCGGGTGACCGGGGCGTACGGCAACCCCAAACCCGTCCAGCGACCGCACCCGCCGATCGTCGTCGGGGGACGCTCCACCGCGACGCTGCGCGTGGTCGCCGAGCACGCCGACACGTGGAACACCCCGGGCGACGACATCCCCGACGCCGCCCGCCGCAGCGCCCTGCTGGACCGCTTCTGCGCCGAGATCGGCCGCGACCCCGCGGCGGTCGGCCGGTCGATCGTCCTGCCGGTGTCCTACGACCAGCCCGGTGGGACGAGGGACGCGATCGCCGAGGCCGTCGACGCCGGCTTCGGGCACGTCGTCCTGGTGCTGCCCGACCCCTTCCCCGAGCACGTCGTGCGGTGGGTCGCCGACGAGGTCGTCGACAGGTCGGTCCAGTCGTGA
- a CDS encoding aldo/keto reductase yields MQYRTLGRTGVQVSTLSLGAMNFGAIGRTTPDEARAIVDAALDGGINLVDTADFYSRGESEEIVGKALAGRRDDVVLATKASLPVDEDRNHRGGSRRWLVTALDHSLRRLGVDHVDLYQVHRWDPSTDDEETLSALTDLRRAGKIRYFGSSTFPAHRIVQAQWTAREHHLGRYVTEQPSYSILQRGVEAHVLPVTEEYGMGVLVWSPLASGWLSGAIRAGQEITTNRAKTMPARFDTALPANRARLDAVERLARVADEAGLTMIQLALGFVTAHPAVTSAIVGPRTLDHLHAQLAAADTVLPADVLDAVDAIVAPGVDLAPEEKHDTPPSLLDPSLRRRR; encoded by the coding sequence ATGCAGTACCGCACCCTGGGCCGCACCGGCGTCCAGGTCAGCACGCTCTCGCTCGGCGCGATGAACTTCGGCGCCATCGGGCGCACCACCCCGGACGAGGCCAGGGCCATCGTCGACGCCGCCCTGGACGGCGGGATCAACCTCGTCGACACCGCCGACTTCTACAGCCGCGGCGAGTCCGAGGAGATCGTGGGCAAGGCCCTGGCCGGGCGCCGCGACGACGTCGTGCTCGCCACCAAGGCTTCCCTCCCGGTGGACGAGGACCGCAACCACCGGGGCGGCTCGCGCCGCTGGCTGGTCACCGCGCTCGACCACAGCCTGCGCCGCCTCGGCGTCGACCACGTCGACCTCTACCAGGTCCACCGCTGGGACCCGTCGACCGACGACGAGGAGACGCTGTCGGCGCTGACCGACCTGCGACGCGCCGGGAAGATCCGCTACTTCGGCTCCTCGACGTTCCCGGCCCACCGGATCGTCCAGGCGCAGTGGACGGCCCGGGAGCACCACCTGGGCCGGTACGTCACGGAACAGCCCAGCTACTCGATCCTCCAGCGGGGCGTCGAGGCCCACGTCCTGCCCGTCACCGAGGAGTACGGGATGGGCGTGCTGGTCTGGAGCCCGCTGGCCTCGGGCTGGCTGTCCGGCGCGATCCGCGCCGGACAGGAGATCACCACCAACCGCGCGAAGACCATGCCGGCGCGCTTCGACACCGCCCTGCCCGCCAACCGCGCCCGGCTCGACGCCGTGGAGCGGCTGGCGCGGGTCGCCGACGAGGCCGGCCTGACGATGATCCAGCTCGCCCTCGGCTTCGTCACCGCGCACCCGGCCGTGACCAGCGCGATCGTCGGCCCCCGCACCCTGGACCACCTGCACGCCCAGCTCGCCGCGGCCGACACCGTGCTGCCCGCCGACGTGCTGGACGCGGTCGACGCGATCGTCGCCCCCGGCGTCGACCTCGCCCCGGAGGAGAAGCACGACACCCCGCCGTCCCTGCTCGACCCGTCGCTGCGACGCCGCCGATGA
- a CDS encoding TetR/AcrR family transcriptional regulator, translating into MGGPVADTEGRTPGPQRKRADARRNEQTLLDAAAAVFVASGVDAPVRDIAAKAGVGMGTIYRHFPTRADLVIAVYRHQVDACAEAGPALLEGGGSPHAALARWADLFVDFLVTKHGLAAALHSDNARFEALHAYFLDRLVPVCAQLLDAAVAAGEIRSDVDAYGLLRGIGNLCAGVDNDPRYDARRLVGLLVAGLRRTGG; encoded by the coding sequence ATGGGAGGACCAGTGGCCGACACCGAGGGGCGGACCCCCGGGCCGCAGCGCAAGCGGGCCGACGCCCGGCGCAACGAACAGACCCTGCTCGACGCCGCCGCCGCGGTGTTCGTCGCCTCGGGCGTGGACGCGCCGGTGCGCGACATCGCGGCCAAGGCCGGCGTCGGCATGGGCACGATCTACCGCCACTTCCCGACCCGGGCCGACCTCGTCATCGCCGTCTACCGCCACCAGGTCGACGCCTGCGCCGAGGCCGGACCGGCCCTGCTGGAGGGCGGCGGCTCACCGCACGCCGCGCTGGCGCGGTGGGCCGACCTGTTCGTCGACTTCCTGGTCACCAAGCACGGGCTCGCCGCGGCGCTGCACTCCGACAACGCCCGCTTCGAGGCCCTGCACGCCTACTTCCTCGACCGCCTCGTGCCCGTGTGCGCCCAACTGCTCGACGCCGCGGTCGCCGCCGGGGAGATCCGCTCCGACGTCGACGCCTACGGGCTGCTGCGCGGCATCGGCAACCTGTGCGCGGGCGTGGACAACGACCCGCGCTACGACGCGCGCCGCCTGGTCGGGCTGCTCGTCGCCGGGCTGCGCCGAACCGGGGGATGA
- a CDS encoding PucR family transcriptional regulator, giving the protein MEVLAKRLSHLDSQVEGALRVVMFYDTLMRRRVDLPALARASAGLAECVAGFRLHGTGRSVRVSPDGTPAPTPPSPASSTAPITLDDEEIGAVWLERPGPANPLDEVLLDRLAIAAAVVVERYGPARTTMADPALVELVISADSDEAARARALRLLGFAAALPVRVAAVRSPLPLDRVAGLVCPGRPVKAAPLGDVGVVLATGVDATRFPAGTRAGIGAAESPDRSWREARTALRFTTPRRPVVHHDDLGALALLAQVPPEVARDNADVAAVARVAANPEDLETLDAYCATGSLRRAAEVLHLHHSSVSRRLDQLGKALGVELTDPTGLVRARLALTAWRLLDD; this is encoded by the coding sequence GTGGAGGTACTGGCCAAGCGGCTGTCGCACCTGGACTCGCAGGTCGAGGGCGCGCTCCGCGTGGTGATGTTCTACGACACGCTGATGCGCAGGCGGGTCGACCTCCCGGCGCTCGCGCGGGCCTCGGCGGGCCTGGCCGAGTGCGTGGCCGGGTTCCGGCTGCACGGCACGGGCCGCTCGGTGCGCGTGTCGCCCGACGGCACGCCGGCGCCCACCCCGCCGTCACCCGCGTCCAGCACGGCGCCGATCACGCTCGACGACGAGGAGATCGGCGCGGTGTGGCTGGAGCGCCCCGGTCCGGCGAACCCGCTGGACGAGGTGCTGCTCGACCGGCTCGCCATCGCCGCCGCGGTGGTCGTCGAGCGCTACGGCCCGGCCCGCACCACCATGGCCGACCCCGCCCTGGTCGAACTGGTGATCAGCGCCGACAGCGACGAGGCGGCCCGCGCCAGGGCGCTGCGGCTGCTGGGCTTCGCCGCGGCCCTGCCGGTCCGGGTCGCCGCCGTGCGCTCGCCGCTGCCGCTGGACCGGGTCGCCGGCCTGGTCTGCCCGGGCCGGCCGGTCAAGGCCGCGCCGCTGGGCGACGTGGGCGTCGTGCTGGCCACCGGCGTCGACGCGACGCGGTTCCCGGCGGGCACCCGCGCGGGCATCGGCGCCGCCGAGAGCCCCGACCGGTCCTGGCGGGAGGCGCGCACCGCCCTGCGCTTCACCACCCCGCGTCGACCGGTGGTCCACCACGACGACCTCGGGGCGCTGGCGCTGCTGGCGCAGGTGCCCCCGGAGGTCGCGCGGGACAACGCCGACGTCGCGGCGGTCGCCCGGGTGGCCGCCAACCCCGAGGACCTGGAGACGCTGGACGCCTACTGCGCCACCGGCTCCCTGCGCCGGGCCGCCGAGGTGCTGCACCTGCACCACAGCAGCGTCTCCCGCCGGCTCGACCAGCTCGGGAAGGCCCTGGGCGTCGAGCTGACCGACCCGACCGGGCTGGTGCGGGCCAGGCTCGCCCTCACCGCGTGGCGGCTGCTGGACGACTGA
- a CDS encoding alpha/beta hydrolase, whose protein sequence is MDAELEAFVPLFPRIDLDDPVAARRVYVELAASRPVPDVPDLEVEDHVVPADPDVAIRVYRPRGARGAVVWLHGGGFVMGDLDTEHTWAVRIAQAANAVVVSVDYRRAPENPFPAALDDAYAALTWTAGHAAELGVDPDRIAVGGHSAGGGLAAAVALRARDEQGPPLCFQLLNEAGLDDRQETWSQQHVVGTPWMDRHAVAAAWRYYLGGTPATPYAAPARAADLSGLPPAYIATAELCPNRDEDIAYALRLLQAGVPVELHQWPGTFHGSQAILSAEVSQRQIAEITRALRRALGD, encoded by the coding sequence ATGGATGCCGAGCTGGAAGCCTTCGTGCCGCTGTTCCCCAGGATCGACCTCGACGACCCGGTGGCGGCGCGCCGGGTCTACGTCGAGCTGGCCGCCTCCCGGCCCGTGCCGGACGTGCCGGACCTGGAGGTCGAGGACCACGTGGTGCCGGCCGACCCGGACGTGGCGATCCGGGTCTACCGGCCGCGCGGGGCACGGGGCGCCGTCGTCTGGCTGCACGGCGGCGGGTTCGTCATGGGCGACCTGGACACCGAGCACACCTGGGCGGTCCGGATCGCCCAGGCGGCCAACGCGGTGGTGGTCTCGGTGGACTACCGCCGGGCGCCCGAGAACCCGTTCCCGGCCGCCCTGGACGACGCCTACGCCGCACTGACCTGGACCGCCGGGCACGCGGCCGAACTCGGCGTCGACCCGGACCGGATCGCGGTCGGCGGGCACAGCGCCGGCGGGGGCCTCGCCGCCGCGGTGGCGCTGCGGGCGCGCGACGAGCAGGGGCCGCCGCTGTGCTTCCAGCTGCTCAACGAGGCGGGGCTCGACGACCGGCAGGAGACCTGGTCGCAGCAGCACGTCGTCGGCACGCCCTGGATGGACCGCCACGCGGTCGCCGCGGCGTGGCGGTACTACCTGGGCGGCACGCCGGCCACGCCGTACGCCGCGCCGGCCCGGGCCGCCGACCTGTCCGGCCTGCCGCCCGCCTACATCGCCACCGCCGAGCTGTGCCCGAACCGGGACGAGGACATCGCCTACGCGCTGCGCCTGCTCCAGGCCGGGGTGCCGGTCGAGCTGCACCAGTGGCCCGGCACGTTCCACGGGTCGCAGGCGATCCTGTCGGCCGAGGTGTCGCAGCGGCAGATCGCCGAGATCACCCGGGCCCTGCGCCGTGCCCTGGGCGACTGA
- a CDS encoding serine hydrolase domain-containing protein: MKVRTDLQSTLDDIHRAGVPGVFAEVREAGRVWRGAAGVADLATGRPAHPDLRQRVGSVTKTFTAAAVLGLVEEGRIGLDAPIDDHLPGLVPGERGREITVRMLLDQTSGIPEYLPHAFPSLRAFPSLRDMSPESLDDNRFRRFRPAELIAMGLAAPAGKPGELPGTYSNANYLILGRLLERVTGTPAEERITRDVIERAGLRHTSFPDGPRVDGPHPLMYESFHGLVDPPRDYSVYDMSWVGVGAALVSTVADLNRFYAALFDGKIVSRSTLAEMRRAVPVRSQTGEDIAYGLGLRRFEVPGLGTLWGHDGTVWGACTMSLISEDGARQMSIAVNLARWNRPDAAGGVRRHPIDDALAAFTGRAMGGGW; the protein is encoded by the coding sequence GTGAAGGTCCGAACCGATTTGCAGTCCACGTTGGACGACATCCACCGCGCCGGGGTGCCCGGTGTGTTCGCCGAGGTGCGCGAGGCCGGCCGGGTGTGGCGCGGCGCGGCCGGGGTCGCCGACCTGGCCACCGGCCGTCCCGCCCACCCCGACCTGCGCCAGCGCGTCGGCAGCGTCACCAAGACCTTCACCGCCGCGGCGGTGCTGGGACTGGTGGAGGAGGGGCGGATCGGCCTCGACGCGCCGATCGACGACCACCTGCCGGGCCTGGTGCCGGGGGAGCGGGGCCGGGAGATCACCGTCCGGATGCTGCTCGACCAGACCAGCGGCATCCCGGAGTACCTGCCTCACGCCTTCCCGTCCCTGCGCGCCTTCCCGTCCCTGCGGGACATGTCGCCCGAGAGCCTGGACGACAACCGGTTCCGGCGGTTCCGGCCGGCCGAGCTGATCGCGATGGGGCTCGCGGCACCCGCCGGGAAGCCCGGCGAGCTGCCCGGGACCTACTCCAACGCCAACTACCTGATCCTCGGCCGGCTCCTGGAGCGCGTGACCGGCACCCCGGCGGAGGAGCGCATCACCCGCGACGTCATCGAGCGCGCCGGGCTCCGGCACACCTCCTTCCCGGACGGGCCGCGCGTCGACGGGCCCCACCCGCTGATGTACGAGTCCTTCCACGGCCTGGTCGACCCGCCGCGCGACTACAGCGTTTACGACATGTCCTGGGTCGGGGTGGGTGCCGCGCTGGTGTCGACCGTGGCGGACCTCAACCGCTTCTACGCCGCGCTGTTCGACGGCAAGATCGTGAGCCGGTCGACGCTGGCGGAGATGCGGCGCGCGGTGCCGGTGCGCTCCCAGACCGGCGAGGACATCGCCTACGGCCTCGGGCTGCGGCGTTTCGAGGTCCCGGGCCTCGGCACCCTGTGGGGGCACGACGGCACGGTCTGGGGTGCCTGCACCATGTCGCTGATCAGCGAGGACGGCGCGCGGCAGATGTCGATCGCGGTGAACCTCGCGCGGTGGAACCGGCCCGACGCCGCGGGCGGGGTGCGGCGCCACCCGATCGACGACGCGCTGGCCGCGTTCACCGGGCGGGCCATGGGCGGTGGGTGGTGA